A single region of the Liolophura sinensis isolate JHLJ2023 chromosome 9, CUHK_Ljap_v2, whole genome shotgun sequence genome encodes:
- the LOC135474912 gene encoding LOW QUALITY PROTEIN: uncharacterized protein LOC135474912 (The sequence of the model RefSeq protein was modified relative to this genomic sequence to represent the inferred CDS: inserted 2 bases in 1 codon), protein VTSSNVVVVHSNLIVVHSNLVVVHSNMVHSNLVVVHSNLFVVHSNLVVVHSNLVVVXTNMVVVHINLVVVHSNMIVVHINLVVVHSNMVVVHSNMIVVHSNMVVVHSNMVVVHSNMVVVHINLVVVHSNMIVVHSNMVVVHSNMVVVHINLVVVHSNMIVVHSNMVVVHSNMVVVHINLVVVHSNMIVVHSNMVVVHSNMVVVHSNMVVVVLLNDREPQHRKLFNVTHPHQHTWLQIKLSHVKNNPTFPLIV, encoded by the exons GTAACCTCCTCAAATGTGGTTGTGGTTCACAGTAATCTGATTGTGGTTCACAGTAATCTGGTTGTGGTGCACAGTAATATGGTTCACAGTAATCTGGTTGTGGTTCACAGTAATCTGTTTGTGGTTCACAGTAATCTGGTTGTGGTGCACAGTAATCTGGTTGTGGT CACTAATATGGTTGTGGTGCACATTAATCTGGTTGTGGTTCACAGTAATATGATTGTGGTGCACATTAATCTGGTTGTGGTTCACAGTAATATGGTTGTAGTTCACAGTAATATGATTGTGGTTCACAGTAATATGGTTGTGGTTCACAGTAATATGGTTGTGGTTCACAGTAATATGGTTGTGGTGCACATTAATCTGGTTGTGGTTCACAGTAATATGATTGTGGTTCACAGTAATATGGTTGTGGTTCACAGTAATATGGTTGTGGTGCACATTAATCTGGTTGTGGTTCACAGTAATATGATTGTGGTTCACAGTAATATGGTTGTGGTTCACAGTAATATGGTTGTGGTGCACATTAATCTGGTTGTGGTTCACAGTAATATGATTGTGGTTCACAGTAATATGGTTGTGGTTCACAGTAATATGGTTGTGGTTCACAGTAATATGGTTGTGGTTGTTCTCCTCAATGACCGTGAGCCTCAACACAGAAAGCTCTTCAATGTAACCCATCCCCATCAACATACATGGTTACAAATAAAACTATCTCATGTAAAAAATAACCCCACCTTCCCATTAATAGTGTAA